The genome window AAAATGTGGCGACCTACCGACAAACAGAAGTTGGCCTGCAGAGTGTGACGCAATGCAACACACCTGAATGCTATCTGGCAATTGCAGCCTGTGACAGGAAACGATCAACCAGCCTGTTCGTAGCTTGGAAAGCCTATAAATGGAGTGTTGTTTGTGAGTTGTCTTTTAGtgcactttttttccccccatgtccACGTTTTGTCACGGTCACTCAAGGTCAGTAGCTTGTACTTGTTTGTAGACCTTGTTTGTAGATGTTGCCTCTCTTGAACTACAGAAGTAAATTAAGTCATATAGGCTGGTAGATTTTAGAACATGAACTTGACATTTAAACTTGACCTGACTTTACATGGCTGATTTAATGACTTCTTACCTTTCAGTATTGCAGTGTGCAGTATCCTGTGTTGCGTCTTTTTGTCCCTGTAGGAGAAATGGAAGGTAGGTTAATCTCTAATTCACCAGCACAACGTTGTATCATGTCTAGTCTATTTCTGACCGTTCTTTTTTCAGACCTGAAGAATCAATATCCACTCAATGGGAATTGGGGGCATCCACTACACCACACTAGACCATTTCTCTATGTTCCACAACCCACTCAACCTTATTTCACATCCTACCCATGGAATATGAATCCATACAGTCAGTATGGTTTTCCATGGCCAGGTATGCATATCAACATGTAATGAAATGGAGGATGAATCATTAAATTGTCAATTACATGTGCTCTTACCATGCTgatcttttttaaaattttATTTGATCTTGCAGCCATGTCGTATGGACGATACATGGCACCAGTCCAATATATGCAGCAGCCTTATGTAGTTCCCCAGGCTCCCCTGTATCCAACAGATTACCGAAGAAGCTTCAGCCACCACTAttcatttccttcaacccaagaTGGGAACTACCCTAACCATGCTGAGCAGTCTTCCCTGCAGCGGGACACTGCCTGTTCTGAGGCCCAAACAGAGCCATATGATGTGGTCAGTGACACTGACCCACCTGTCGAGGATTTAGGCTCAAACCGCGCAGTCGTTTCCTCAACCCCTGCTGCTGTTTTGTATCCTGGAAAGGAAGAGGTGCCCAGTGGTTCAGATAGACCAGTTTTGGATGCACCTCTGCCTCAAAGAGTACGCTTTAACAGCCAGAAACAAGGAGACCCTGCCATTCAGCAGTCATCTCTCGGTGAATCCTCTGCTGCGTTCTATGCCGAATCCAGCCAGGGCTGTTTGGAGGAGTGCGTTCTCTCTGATGTGATGCCACTCGATGGCTCCTCTATTCATGATGTGTGCCTAACTGGGAAAGGGACAGAATCTGACCAACCATTGTTATCGCAGAACCTCGCGGTGCAAGATGGACAACAAATGGAAGATGGTGCGTCCACTCCATATCCTGACTCTGGAGTGCATGATTGTGGCCCTTCGAACCAGAGTCTTGAGTCAAAAGAGGCAAACAGCCCATCCGAGAGTATACATTCCAAAGGTGACTCCAATTTGGTGAGCGGTTCTGACCCCATTCCAGAGGCTGATTCTCCGGTAAGCCCAGGCTCTGGAGATGTGGAGGACTTGCCTTTTCGCATCCTCCGCCTGCCCTGCACTAAAATGACCACAACCTCTCTGCTGGAGAAGTCTAATCCCCTTTGGTGTGCAGAGAAGGTGAGCTCCCTGCTGCCGCCCGTCAGAAGCCTCCTGAGTACCGGCAGCTACAGCTATTATCCTCACGCAGACCAGGAGCGGCAGAGCGTCCTCAGTCCATCTCTGGACGAGCTGTCCTCCAGAGACGAGCTGTTCTCCACGGATGTGGAGGATGTGGACCTAGTCTCTGAGCCCGTCTGTGTCCAAGGCGACAGGCTGGACGATGAGGGCAATGACTCCTATTCTGCGCTCCGTAAAGGGGATCTGGGGAGTGCAGGTTCAGAGGAGCACTGCACAGCTTGCCACGAGACTTGTTCCACCTGTGGCCTGAGTCTGAGGGCATCGAGTCCCGAGTTTGCACACGCCGACTATCCTGAGATGACCGACTGCTGTGGCCGTAGTGGGGTGTTAGACGAAGCGGACTCTGTGGAGGGAGAAGATGAATGGAGTTCTTATGAAGCCCATGAGGTCCCGGTCAACTACCGGCCACAGTCCAGCAGGCGCTCTGCGTCGCCATGTTACCgggctcctacacacagaccCAAACAGGATTACTGTGGGGAAAGTGGAGGAACAGATCGGGGTGAGCAGGGCCATGGCTACTTGAGGGAGTGCTGTGAGCGCAAAGCCGTTGGCAGAACAGACAAGAATACAGGAAGACCTTCACGCAGTGCTCCCCCAAGATCCTACTCTGGTAAGACACGTTTTTTTTCTATCGGTTTCTTTTCTTGCTGTTGGCTTAGGCATTATTGTGCCATTTAAATCTCTATCTGTTTTATATTTCTAGACAAACAGTGGGGTGACTGCACCACGGGCCCTGACAAAGAGGGCTGGGGTAACGGTGCTGGGAAACCCAAAGCAAAGCCATGGAAACCTGGCAACAGGAACCAAGAACTGGGTAGGCCATTTTTCCCCCTAAGCGTGAGGCAGGACTTGTACTTTTTGTACGTGGCTatagtaacttttttttttggtggaaTAATATTCTCGGCACACAGAATTCCCAAAGAGCTTGTGCTACCGATTTGATGCCCGTTCTCCCCCCTAAAGGCAATTATTTTTCTCATTTTTGTCATAGGTTTGAAAGCTGCACGAAGAGGGTCCTCCTGCAAGAGGTTTGAGTTGCCGAAGCCCAGGCGGAATGAATTTGATGACTATAATGACGCAGAGTGTTCCCATTACAAAAGAGGCAGAGGTAGAGTAAGGCTAGTCTCGCTTGTTTTTGGCCTCCaagttttgttttcatttaacaTTCCAAACCTTCCTCATTTCAGGGTCTGCAAAGAAAAAGGGCACAAGATACTGAATCATGCTAATATGAACTGCTCTAATATTGTAaactttaaatatatatatttatattcttAGAACACCCTCTATTCTAGGAAATGTACACAAAGCACATTGTAATAAGACACCACTGTAAATGTATTTGTAATGGACTGCAACATTTCTTGGGCTGCGTTTCCATTGTTTGAATTGTACTTGAATGCTATGCATTCATCTTAATCCTTCCTGAGGTGTGCAGTCACTGGGCTGTGTTATGGCAGGTGCCTCTAAGCCCCTGCATGGGCAAGGTCTGATCTGGGAGGTGTAGGTTAGAACTTGcttgattgggggggggggggggagagagaatctGCTCTTTGCACTGTCAAAGCACAACCCACTGATGCTACTCCTCAGGCTTGCATAACTATTGAACATTGGAAATGCTATCAGTAATTGGACCAAGAAATTGCCTGTTCTTTTCTCTCAGCCAGTCCACTTTAATCACTTTTTATGCATATTTTGTTTTAAAACCTGCAGAGTTGTTTTGACATGTAATATTTCCATCTTGCTTGCAGTGTCATTAAATGCTTATACTGAAACGTGTGTAGCTGCTTCCTTCCActtcctgtctgtttgtctcaaCACTTCCATGTAGACTATTGGGTTATATTTTCTTGTTGCAGCCTTTTAATTTTTAAAACCTACTTAATAGGTTGACTAGATGTAATACTTACCATTTTTAATGGAATCTAAAGAATTCCATTGAGGAAAAGCTATGTAATCAGGGACAGACTAGGACAGTGCAGACTAGGAGGGCagacttctcttctcttcagcTAAAACAAACCTGTTTCTTTTTAAACTCGCGACTGAAGGCGTTGTAGACCACATATTCAAAGATCTTTGAAACAAGGCCTGTATCGTGTCTAGTCACGGAATGGGCGTGGTTTGAAAATCTATGCCTCAGGGGAGCTCAAACTCCATTGGTTGCGGTGGCGTTCTAGAGGGGTGTGTGAAAGAACCACCATGCCTTGATCAGCTGTCAAAACATTTTGAGAACAAGAAGTAACAGGACTGCTGCAGGCGAGTATGACAAACTTTTCTATGTAAAGTAGGGTAAGTCCCTCGGTAGGCCTAATGTAGACTTGCTTAATTGATGAATAATTTGCGATACAGTTTAAAAAACCAACTCGTGTCCGACAAATATTCAAGTATCTTTTTTTAGGTTAAGGACCACGCAGTCGGTGTTTTAAGGTAAATGATTCCTATGGCATTATCAGAAGAATGCATAGGCCTATGTCACTAATGTTAGCCCGAAATTAGTTGGCACCAGTTAACAGGGTGTTTGTAAACTATCCACATGTAAGACGTTGCATAACCAACTGTTGCTTGGACAAATGGGCACTCATAACATGGGCTAATCTGCGGTGTGATTAGGTTACCATAGGTCGAATTTGTCAGTTTCTTCTTTGGTCACAACCAGCTTTGTTGCTAAGATGGAAGTTTCATTTACCTCACGTGAACAAGTACATAGCCTATATACCGGCCCTTTTAGTGCAGGCTAATTGGTGTTCAGTAATCTACTGCCACAGAGGGGGACTTTGTCCTTTCTGTAAGATTTTCATTCTGTTTTGGCTTCCTGTTCCGTGCTTTGTTTTTCACATATGGCGATGCATATCTTTGGTGAGCAAGGTTTAGCTATGAGTGGATATTCTGGTTTGGTCGGTATAGTCTACATGTTTGAACAAGCAAGCTGTGTAGGCTAGTCACTGAACAGAGGTTTGCTGTTTACtgtagtagcctaaagttaaaaATATGTCCATGCATGACAATGTTTGCAACTGAATGGATGAGGTTTTACTTGCACCTATATAGTCCTCCACATTTTTACTCAGGAAGACTGCTTAATGAGTAGATTCCGAAGTTCTGATATTATAGGCTATCTCTAGTTGGCATGGAGGGTAGTAGCCTATGCAGTGTGATGTAGATCTAGCGGTCAACATGTTTGCCCCTCCGCCCAGATAGAGTTTGCTCATTAACTTCAGGTGATGAAAAGGACCTGGCTAGATGGATACCGTGCCTGTTATGGAATTTTACAAGGATCTGGGACATGCCAATGTCACAATCATTTACACAACAGATGGCAAAGATGACTTAACTTCATTTGGACTTTTGTATAGGCCTAGTTCAGCATGTGCAATCTTCACTTAATGCAACACAATGTAATGCTTTTACCTTAAGATAATTGCTTCTTGGTGCTATTGATCAATTGATTATTGATCCAGGCAGTGTGATAAGATAATAGAAGCCATGGGAGAGGTGTATGATGAGGAAAGCCATTGGTCTTGCATGATAACATGATTTGATTAACATAAAATCGACAGATGTGGAGCACACTGTAATGATGTCACCTGTGCATCAGACGCATAAACGGAAGCTTGAGCTGATCTTAATAGCAGGTTGCAGAACATAAATGGCTACATTTATGAACAATTAGAGCGACAACTTAAAGTAACAATTCTGATAACCCGGCGCCCCGCCCCATGGATGCTCTTCCAGCCCCCTACACTGCAGCTGCTGGTAGAGCAAGGTGATAggcacacacaaagaacacacaaagcacacatcaATAACACACAGGTCATTACAATACAGTCTAGGATATGGAGCAAGGCCTATGGACCAAAGGACAGCTCTGAACAGAACTATAAAAGAGCAATTGATCAGTTACATAGTATGACAACGTAGAACAAATGCCTTatcaaaaatgtaatgttatcTTATTGCGCTTGACTCTTCTTTGTGCATTTCCTACCACAGCCCAGTGGTAAGATCAATCACATTATCAATTCTACCTTAGGAAGGAGCTATAGAGGAGAGGTCATTAAGGGACAGTTTCCTTATCCATGTAAGCAGGAAGACTACAACCAGAGCTGTTACAATAGACTAGAACTATTCATGTTGACCCTAAACTGTGACATGCATGTTCATTCATAGCTGGCACACACTTTAGGAATCCCTCCAGGGCCATTTTAGGGACAGTGACCAGTTCAGGTTACTGGTTATCTTTGTTGTGATATGTTTGAGCATGTCTGCTTCCTTCCATGCTCTGCTAGAGACTGTAATCTCCCAATATTAATGCTTTATGGCATTTATCCTGAATACTTGTTGGAAGCATCCATTCATTCTAAAATCCTGGGAACAACCTGCTCTCTTCCCTCCCCAGAGCTTTGTTCTGTAGACTGACGATACCTTGACATTTCCTGTTCTCTCTCATGCTCCTTTCCTCACTCCACAGATCAAACGAGCCCTGGATCAATAAAGAGAGCTGCACTACGTCAGAAAAAGCACACGACTGGGTGAAGAGTGAGAAGCAGAGTGTTAAGAGGCTTCATTGTGTTGAGCCACGATGCCTCACTAAGACTTCTCATCCCACATTGCAGAGAGGTTACTGCTGTTAACCTGCAAACTGCGTTCGACCCACTTGAAAACCAaccaacccaccccccccccaacacaccatacacagtcacacacacacacacacacacacacacactgctgtcttCTATTTAAGCACAATGTCTTCTCGGGGTCAGGACCCGCAGCTGGAGTGCCAGATCTGCTTTCACTTCTACAGTAGCTGGCGGCGGCCCAAGCTGTTGGGCTGTGGTCACACCTGCTGCTCGGTGTGCCTGCGGCGCATATGCAGGGCCCGGCGGGAGCTTGCCTGCCCCTGGTGCCGCTCCCTCACCCTCCTCCCCAAGGGCCTCTCCGTGTCCGAGCTCCCCGATGACCCACAGACGCTTCCCCTCCTGGTGCGCCAAGCGCCCGTGTTCATGCGCCTGCCCGGCCACGACTGCTACCTGCTGCCCTTGGCGGTGGATGCCCAGGCTCCTCTGTTGCCCGCGGAGCTTGCACCCTGCTTGGTCAGAGCCTGTCAGTTGAAGGGTGTTACCATGGTGACACATGCCGATAACAGGATGCTGGATTTGGAGAGCGGAGGAGGCGGAGTAGGAGTAGAAGGAGAAGAATaccagagagaggagcaggaagTTGAACAGTCACGCTGGACAAAGGTCTGCACAGTGGTCCTCGttgtcatcatcatcctccttcTGCTAGGCGTCATTTTGCAAAATATTACATGTGTCTCCAAACCTTTCACAATAATATCATGTGGATAAAGCCATAGAGGAAATAGATGGAGCCTCCACTGACTGTGACAAACGCTGCTGTAGAGAGGGTCTAAAGGACTAACTGCTCATTCTTTTTTTACAAGGATAGTGTTGCAGCACCAAGATCAGGATAGGAAGGTGGTGATGGGATATTTTTCTATTTTCCATTATTGTATAAAAACATTCCTAAACCTATTCCTGACCTGTTTATAAACATGTTCACAGAACAACACAGTCTTaacctacagtatatacatatagACAATGGCCACTGGTGATTGGTACTGTTATACACAATCCAAAGACTGTTTTGTTTGTCTATCTGAGAATCTACTTGAAGAAATGTTAGCAATAAATGTATTCCAAGCAATCAGTTCCATACAAgtgttttaaaacaatgaactgTGAAAGTGTTCTTTTTCCCTATTTCTGTAAACCTGGTATTGAAGAAACACATTGAGGCAAACTGTTTTTTTAAAGGCCACCAAAATAAACTCTGAGTAAGGTCCATTTACTGTACATAGGCAGATATAGATGTGTAATATGCATATTCTTCCCAAAATGTTTCtgatgggcagccgtggccttggttagcactctggacttgtaaccggagggttgccggttcgctcgaaccagtgggctgcggctgaagtgcccttgagcaaggcacctaacccctcactgctccccgagcgccgccgttgaagcaggcagctcactgtgccgggattagtgtgtgcttcacctcactgtgtgttcactgtgtgctgtttgtgcttcactaattcactgattgggttaaatgcagagaccaaatttccctcatgggatcaaaaaagtatatatacttatactacttatatatacttatactgttcAATATTCATCACCTGCACCTTCATTTCTACTCTGGCCTTGAAATGTTCATACCaacttgtgtaggctacactcaaaagatacagcagacagacacatttctcacagacagacaggaggcATGAAAAGTAAAAATGTGTGTGGGAAATGTTTGCTTTGTAAGGACAGTATGGCCGCTCCAAAGACTATCAGCTTTGTGTCCTGTAAGGACAGCATGGCCGCTCCAAAGACTGCCTGACTCCAGCAGTACATACAAGATAATACTGTTTTTCTACAGCTCGTTGGTAAAGCTGTCGTCAAAAAAACAGTTAAGTGGAAGTGTTGAGGTCACATTTACAGTGATCACTCTAAGAGGTTGATAAGCTTGTTTGACCTTGGTTAATTCACCAACAGAAGCTCTTCTTCATAGAGGATGTACACCAACCACCTCACTTCATTAGCCCACAATGTTGCCACAATATCCATTGTAA of Alosa sapidissima isolate fAloSap1 chromosome 1, fAloSap1.pri, whole genome shotgun sequence contains these proteins:
- the buc gene encoding bucky ball yields the protein MEDLKNQYPLNGNWGHPLHHTRPFLYVPQPTQPYFTSYPWNMNPYSQYGFPWPAMSYGRYMAPVQYMQQPYVVPQAPLYPTDYRRSFSHHYSFPSTQDGNYPNHAEQSSLQRDTACSEAQTEPYDVVSDTDPPVEDLGSNRAVVSSTPAAVLYPGKEEVPSGSDRPVLDAPLPQRVRFNSQKQGDPAIQQSSLGESSAAFYAESSQGCLEECVLSDVMPLDGSSIHDVCLTGKGTESDQPLLSQNLAVQDGQQMEDGASTPYPDSGVHDCGPSNQSLESKEANSPSESIHSKGDSNLVSGSDPIPEADSPVSPGSGDVEDLPFRILRLPCTKMTTTSLLEKSNPLWCAEKVSSLLPPVRSLLSTGSYSYYPHADQERQSVLSPSLDELSSRDELFSTDVEDVDLVSEPVCVQGDRLDDEGNDSYSALRKGDLGSAGSEEHCTACHETCSTCGLSLRASSPEFAHADYPEMTDCCGRSGVLDEADSVEGEDEWSSYEAHEVPVNYRPQSSRRSASPCYRAPTHRPKQDYCGESGGTDRGEQGHGYLRECCERKAVGRTDKNTGRPSRSAPPRSYSDKQWGDCTTGPDKEGWGNGAGKPKAKPWKPGNRNQELGLKAARRGSSCKRFELPKPRRNEFDDYNDAECSHYKRGRGSAKKKGTRY
- the rnf152 gene encoding E3 ubiquitin-protein ligase rnf152, with translation MSSRGQDPQLECQICFHFYSSWRRPKLLGCGHTCCSVCLRRICRARRELACPWCRSLTLLPKGLSVSELPDDPQTLPLLVRQAPVFMRLPGHDCYLLPLAVDAQAPLLPAELAPCLVRACQLKGVTMVTHADNRMLDLESGGGGVGVEGEEYQREEQEVEQSRWTKVCTVVLVVIIILLLLGVILQNITCVSKPFTIISCG